ACACGAAGTTTGAAGGTCAGGTATATGTACTTAAGAAAGAAGAAGGCGGACGTCATACACCGTTTTTCCCTGGATACCGTCCACAGTTTTTCTTCCGTACAACAGATGTAACCGGATCAATTGAACTCCCTGAGGGAGTAGAGATGGTAATGCCCGGAGACAACATCAACATGAAAGTAGAGCTGATTGAGCCCATAGCAATGGAAGAGGGGCTTCGGTTTGCAATCCGTGAAGGCGGACGTACGGTTGGTGCAGGTGTTGTCGGGAAAATTATAGAATAAAACTAACTATGTGTAGTCTTTTGTAGCGGGACAGAGATGCGTGATATAATAATTTTGGCGTGTACGGAGTGTAAACAGCGAAACTACACGACTACAAAAAATAAAAAGAAGCAAACTGGTAGAGTGGAATACAAGAAGTACTGCAGGTTTTGTAATAAGCATACACTCCACAAGGAGACCAGGTAGGGGTTCTGGTATAGGCCTGTAGCACAAGTGGCTAGTGCACCGGACTCCAAATCCGGGGGTTGGGGGTTCGAGTCCTCCCAGGCCTGCTAAGTTTTTATAGGAGTAGAGATATGTTTGCTAAAATCTCGAAATATTTTAGTGAAGTTTCAACAGAACTTTCAAAAGTCAGCTGGCCCGGTAGAGAAGAAGTGTACGGGTCTGTTGTAGTTGTTCTTGTTCTTTGTATAATACTGTCTCTGATAATTTTTGGAGCTGATTTTATATTAAACAGAATGTTAAGGGCTATTTTTTAACTCTTTGGGGGATTGATTAAAGTGCTGCAATGGTACGCAATACATGTTTTTTCCGGTCACGAGAATAAGATTAAAAGATATCTTGAGAACGAGATAGAAAGAACCGGATTGCAGGAAAGTATAAACCGCATTTTAATCCCTTCTGAAGAGGTGGTTGAGATGCGAGATGGGAAAAAGAGAGTTAAAAATAAAGTTTTTTTCCCGGGATATATGCTTATTGAGCTTGATCTAAACCTTAAAACGCAGCACATTGTATTGAATACACCGGGGGTAACGAATTTTGTAGGCCCGAAAAATCAGCCGGTTGCATTAAGAGAAGATGAGGTCCGGAGAATACTCGGCAGGGTGGAAGAAAGAAAAGGGGAAGAGATAATTGAGATTCCCTATGAAGTCGGGGATCCTGTTAAAGTGATAGACGGCCCTTTTACGGATTTTACCGGAGTTGTGGAAGAGATTCAAAAGGACAAGAAGAAATTAAAGGTAATGGTAAGTATTTTTGGCAGATCAACGCCTGTTGAGCTTGATTTTCTTCAGGTAGAACAGGAAAAGTAGCGTTGAGTATTGTTTGAGGTAAAGTATGGCAAAGAAAGTTATAGGAATGATAAAACTGCAGATACCGGCTGGTCAGGCAAATCCATCGCCTCCTGTTGGTCCTGCTCTTGGTCAGCATGGTGTTAATATCATGGAGTTTTGTAAGGCATTTAATTCAAAGACTCAAGAGCAGCAGGGATTGATCATACCTGTTGTTATAACGGTTTATGCAGACAGGTCTTTTTCTTTTATAACCAAAACACCTCCTGCGGCAGTCTTATTAAGAATAGCAGCAAAGGTTGAAAAAGGATCCGGTGAGCCTAATCGTGAAAAGGTAGGTAAGGTTAACCGTAATCAGGTTAAGGAAATTGCAGAATTAAAGATGAAAGACCTTAATGCTCATAATGTAGAAATGGCTATGAGGATTATCGAAGGTACTGCGAGAAGTATGGGCATTGTAGTTGAATAATCAGGGAAAATGCAGATGAAAAATAGCAAACGGCGCAATGAGATGCTGAAGAAAATTGACCCGCAGAAAGCATATGAGTTGCAAGAGGCAATGACCCTTGTCAAAGAGAATGCAACAGCCAAGTTTGATGAAACGGTTGAGCTGTCAGTAAGGCTGAATGTTGACCCGAGAAAGGCTGATCAGGTTATTAGAGGAACTGTGTCTCTACCTAATGGTACTGGTAAAACTGTAAGTGTTTTGGTTTTATGTAAAGAAACAAAGGTCGATGAAGCAAAAGAGGCTGGAGCCGATTACGTAGGTCTCGAAGAATTTATTAGTAAAATAGAAGGCGGATGGGCTGATGTTGATGCAATTGTTGCCACGCCTGATGTAATGAAAGATGTTGGAAAGCTTGGCCGAGTTCTCGGGCCGAGAGGGTTGATGCCTAACCCAAAAGCTGGCACTGTTACTTTTGATGTCGGGGAGGCAGTAACACAGCTTAAAGCAGGAAGAATAGAATACAGGGTTGATAAGTACGGAAACATTCACGCTGCTGTAGGCAAGGCTTCGTTCTCTGTTGAATCCTTAGTAGAGAACGTTAAAACGCTTTTGGATCAGATTTTAAAAGCAAGGCCTTCCGTTGTTAAGGGGAAGTATGTTTTAAGTATTTCTCTTTCTTCAACTATGGGGCCCGGTGTTAAGCTTGATTCGGCAGCTTTGGTGTAGTATTTAAAAACAGGTAACTCAGGGATTTGTTATGGCAAGACCAGAGAAAGAATTAGTAGTAGATAAGGTTGTAGAGATTTTTCAGAAAGCTTCGGGCGTTTTTGTGACTGATTATAAGGGCTTGAATGTAGAACAGATTAGTGAGTTCAGAAATCAATGCCGTGAAAATTCAGTTGAGTATTTAGTTGTTAAAAATACGCTGGCCCGAATTGCTGCAAAGAAAGTGGGCCGTGATGAGATGATTGA
The bacterium DNA segment above includes these coding regions:
- a CDS encoding elongation factor Tu, with amino-acid sequence TKFEGQVYVLKKEEGGRHTPFFPGYRPQFFFRTTDVTGSIELPEGVEMVMPGDNINMKVELIEPIAMEEGLRFAIREGGRTVGAGVVGKIIE
- the rpmG gene encoding 50S ribosomal protein L33 yields the protein MRDIIILACTECKQRNYTTTKNKKKQTGRVEYKKYCRFCNKHTLHKETR
- the secE gene encoding preprotein translocase subunit SecE, whose amino-acid sequence is MFAKISKYFSEVSTELSKVSWPGREEVYGSVVVVLVLCIILSLIIFGADFILNRMLRAIF
- the nusG gene encoding transcription termination/antitermination factor NusG; amino-acid sequence: MKVLQWYAIHVFSGHENKIKRYLENEIERTGLQESINRILIPSEEVVEMRDGKKRVKNKVFFPGYMLIELDLNLKTQHIVLNTPGVTNFVGPKNQPVALREDEVRRILGRVEERKGEEIIEIPYEVGDPVKVIDGPFTDFTGVVEEIQKDKKKLKVMVSIFGRSTPVELDFLQVEQEK
- the rplK gene encoding 50S ribosomal protein L11 yields the protein MAKKVIGMIKLQIPAGQANPSPPVGPALGQHGVNIMEFCKAFNSKTQEQQGLIIPVVITVYADRSFSFITKTPPAAVLLRIAAKVEKGSGEPNREKVGKVNRNQVKEIAELKMKDLNAHNVEMAMRIIEGTARSMGIVVE
- a CDS encoding 50S ribosomal protein L1, whose translation is MKNSKRRNEMLKKIDPQKAYELQEAMTLVKENATAKFDETVELSVRLNVDPRKADQVIRGTVSLPNGTGKTVSVLVLCKETKVDEAKEAGADYVGLEEFISKIEGGWADVDAIVATPDVMKDVGKLGRVLGPRGLMPNPKAGTVTFDVGEAVTQLKAGRIEYRVDKYGNIHAAVGKASFSVESLVENVKTLLDQILKARPSVVKGKYVLSISLSSTMGPGVKLDSAALV